Proteins from one Aspergillus nidulans FGSC A4 chromosome VIII genomic window:
- a CDS encoding ubiquinol--cytochrome-c reductase catalytic subunit CYT1 (transcript_id=CADANIAT00002348) has translation MLARTVLRSVPFRGLARQSLSKTSSRASSSAAGAEAASSPFHLTLTASVATAIALGSATYLYGKEAFAMTPAEEGLHATQYPWEHAKWNKTFDHAALRRGFQVYREVCASCHSLTRVPWRSFVGVTHTVDEMKAFAEENEYDTEPNDQGEIEKRPGKLSDYIPPPYKNEEAARFANGGALPPDLSLIVKGRHGGCNYIFSLLTGYPDEPPAGATVQEGMNFNPYFPGTAIAMARVLFDGVVEYEDGTPATTSQMAKDVVEFLNWAAEPEMDDRKKMGFKAITLLTGLFALSVWVKRYKWSPIKTRKIVYSPPVPRR, from the exons ATGCTGGCACGTACTGTCCTGCGCAGCGTGCCCTTCCGGGGCCTCGCCCGTCAGTCTTTGAGCAAGACCTCCTCG CGTGCGTCTTCCTcggctgccggtgccgaAGCCGCCAGCTCCCCCTTCCACCTCACACTCACTGCATCGGTCGCTACCGCCATCGCCCTCGGATCCGCTACGTATCTTTATGGAAAGGAAGCCTTTGCGATGACACCTGCTGAGGAGGG GTTGCACGCTACTCAGTACCCTTGGGAGCACGCCAAGTGGAACAAGACCTTTGATCACGCCGC TCTCCGCCGTGGTTTCCAGGTCTACCGTGAAGTCTGCGCCAGCTGCCACTCCCTCACCCGCGTTCCCTGGCGTTCATTCGTCGGTGTTACACACACCGTCGATGAAATGAAGGCTTTTGCCGAAGAGAACGAGTACGACACCGAGCCCAACGACCAGGGTGAGATCGAGAAGCGCCCCGGAAAGCTGTCCGACTACATCCCCCCTCCTTACAAGAACGAGGAGGCTGCTCGCTTTGCGAACGGTGGTGCTTTGCCCCCAGACCTCAGCTTGATTGTCAAGGGTCGTCACGGTGGCTGCAACTACATCTTCAGTCTGCTGACTGGTTACCCTGATGAGCCTCCAGCTGGTGCTACCGTTCAGGAGGGCATGAACTTCAACCCCTACTTCCCCGGCACTG CTATTGCCATGGCTCGTGTCCTTTTTGATGGTGTTGTTGAATACGAGGATGGCACCCCCGCTACCACTTCCCAGATGGCCAAGGACGTTGTTGAGTTCCTCAACTGGGCTGCCGAGCCCGAGATGGACGACCGCAAGAAGATGGGATTCAAGGCCATCACTCTCCTTACCGGTCTTTTCGCTCTTAGCGTCTGGGTCAAGCGCTACAAGTGGTCTCCCATCAAGACACGAAAGATCGTGTACAGCCCTCCCGTTCCCCGGCGCTAG
- a CDS encoding exocyst complex component Sec10 family protein (transcript_id=CADANIAT00002347), whose product MSKARNGPRTGTKPRRDVLASLKMASMEEISRASLPAEIMASILDHLSPIDLIRAARASKLLREMAYDDSRWVQRLKRIGCWDEAEARKNAEEKFGTIANRASVELQDSTVAQQVPSQPKIDVTPISDGFDQINLSASAANDVVDLDTDPVLGALKLARSIRGEARQEYGKIHAALAPFYDDIATLGPSPENLLFQRYTEPQQQAQILSQLQAFARCDTTTGCENRHENLRAAVSMFETAALKEFRHGYETDDIDGRMKNYAHVLYTLNGGGSASELFTHHNHIITRKAELGQTNDCIDTLTQKVKLHQTQAFFTRLSVAFNEEVSIINRAFPPALQLAQPFVEKVGRDVLYPFLTAIFDELHRSNKEEYLVSVSSTFAQCMNLCDNLLPIQNSLDTFEDLLHQTIAQVYEPHMDLYLAEELDFFRKGSEASVAEWDRQLSEQAASTESFLLSNVNRQADKRDFLTSFKKVIMAPVNILPSFSNKSSEQQKPDRDSLAGDSGSTPRANRFSTISSPGTPPIQEAPTTELAAKAAIMKSKLEGIRSLFSIEVALGLVHAAKSSLERAARFMAIGGETGAAVKQQCEAIFVALLRILGHGHLIKGFDKAVDHLSDYRPREQGDRDQSGVEPLVTFLELVNVGDLILQMIDVFYEQEMIGSNITDRNDFLDPAVKEKKKFEQNLDERVAAGLNKGIDVLMEEVDYILATRQLATDFNPDVSTDPHRKTMDVSVTEAAAAVVDVVSSHTQMLVGSTDKSTLDVFNQEVGLRLFTALCKHLKRQRISIEGSLKLISDMNHYFKFIQRLKNNELLIYFKAFRELSQIYLIDSSDAKELANFIADAGRFSGIWRVEEVYEFAERRADWYQIKRDVERAMYGIGCNVM is encoded by the exons ATGTCAAAAGCGAGGAATGGCCCACGCACAGGCACGAAGCCTCGGCGCGATGTGCTGGCATCGCTCAAAATGGCCTCTATGGAGGAGATCTCCAGAGCCTCCCTTCCTGCAG AGATAATGGCTTCGATCCTCGATCATCTCTCCCCCATCGACCTTATTCGAGCGGCCCGGGCGTCGAAGCTCCTGCGCGAAATGGCGTACGATGATTCGCGATGGGTTCAAAGGCTCAAAAGGATAGGTTGCTGGGATGAAGCGGAGGCTCGCAAGAATGCGGAGGAGAAATTTGGGACAATTGCGAACAGAGCAAGTGTTGAGCTTCAAGATTCAACTGTCGCCCAGCAAGTGCCTAGCCAGCCAAAGATCGATGTGACCCCAATATCAGATGGCTTTGATCAGATCAACCTCTCCGCGTCTGCAGCGAACGATGTCGTGGACTTGGATACCGACCCCGTCTTGGGAGCACTGAAACTAGCTAGATCCATcagaggagaagctcggCAGGAATACGGGAAAATACATGCGGCACTGGCGCCATTCTACGATGACATCGCTACTCTTGGACCTTCTCCAGAAAATCTTCTGTTTCAAAGATATACGGAGCCGCAGCAACAGGCGCAGATCCTCTCACAATTGCAGGCCTTCGCTAGATGCGACACCACAACAGGATGCGAAAACCGGCATGAGAACTTACGAGCCGCCGTCTCCATGTTCGAGACAGCTGCGTTGAAGGAGTTTAGACACGGCTACGAAActgatgatattgatggtCGAATGAAGAACTACGCCCATGTTCTTTACACGCTAAATGGCGGGGGCTCGGCTTCTGAGCTATTCACCCATCACAATCATATAATCACGAGAAAAGCCGAACTTGGTCAAACTAACGACTGTATCGATACATTGACTCAGAAGGTGAAGCTCCATCAGACGCAGGCATTCTTTACCCGGTTAAGTGTGGCTTTCAATGAAGAGGTCTCAATTATCAACCGTGCCTTTCCCCCAGCCCTCCAATTAGCCCAACCATTCGTCGAGAAGGTAGGCCGTGATGTGCTTTATCCTTTCCTGACCGCGATATTTGATGAATTGCATCGTTCGAACAAGGAGGAGTACCTTGTCTCTGTTTCAAGTACCTTTGCCCAGTGCATGAATCTATGTGACAATCTGCTACCCATTCAGAATTCTCTTGATACCTTTGAAGATCTCCTACATCAGACCATTGCCCAGGTATATGAGCCACATATGGATCTCTATCTGGCTGAAGAGTTAGACTTCTTCCGAAAAGGCTCAGAAGCCTCTGTCGCAGAGTGGGATAGACAACTCTCTGAGCAAGCTGCCTCGACTGAGTCATTTCTCCTGTCCAATGTGAATAGGCAAGCTGATAAACGAGACTTTTTGACTTCTTTTAAGAAGGTGATCATGGCACCGGTAAACATCCTTCCGAGCTTCTCAAACAAGTCCAGCGAACAACAAAAGCCTGACCGTGATTCCCTGGCCGGCGACTCTGGTTCCACGCCGAGGGCAAACCGATTTTCCACGATTTCTTCGCCTGGGACCCCCCCAATTCAAGAGGCTCCTACTACAGAACTTGCAGCGAAGGCGGCCATTATGAAGTCCAAATTGGAGGGCATTCGGTCTTTGTTCAGCATCGAAGTCGCTTTAGGGCTGGTTCATGCAGCTAAATCGAGCCTGGAGCGTGCGGCACGGTTTATGGCAATCGGGGGGGAGACGGGCGCAGCGGTCAAACAGCAGTGCGAGGCTATATTTGTCGCTCTCCTGCGCATCCTAGGCCACGGTCACCTAATTAAAGGTTTTGACAAGGCGGTCGACCATCTTTCAGACTACCGGCCTCGCGAGCAAGGCGATCGTGATCAATCCGGCGTCGAGCCGTTAGTAACATTTCTCGAGCTCGTGAATGTCGGTGACCTCATTCTTCAGATGATTGATGTCTTCTacgagcaggagatgatTGGATCGAATATCACTGATCGAAATGACTTTTTGGATCCAGCggtgaaagagaagaagaagtttgaGCAGAATCTTGACGAACGTGTTGCGGCTGGGTTGAACAAGGGAATCGATGtcttgatggaggaggtggatTATATCCTTGCCACAAGACAGCTCGCAACCGACTTCAACCCGGATGTCTCTACTGACCCGCACCGAAAAACCATGGATGTAAGCGTTAccgaagccgcagccgcagtgGTGGATGTCGTTTCATCGCATACGCAGATGCTCGTCGGGAGCACAGACAAGAGTACTCTTGATGTGTTCAACCAGGAGGTTGGATTGCGTCTCTTTACTGCTCTTTGTAAGCATCTGAAGCGCCAGAGAATCAGTATCGAAGGATCCTTGAAGCTGATCAG TGACATGAACCACTACTTCAAGTTCATCCAGAGACTCAAAAACAACGAGCTGCTCATCTACTTTAAGGCCTTCCGAGAGCTATCACAGATTTACCTCATCGATTCGTCCGATGCAAAGGAACTAGCCAACTTCATTGCTGATGCAGGCCGGTTCTCTGGTATTTGGCGAGTGGAAGAAGTGTACGAGTTCGCGGAGAGGCGAGCAGATTGGTACCAAATCAAGCGAGATGTTGAACGAGCCATGTATGGAATTGGGTGCAATGTTATGTGA